In Juglans regia cultivar Chandler chromosome 13, Walnut 2.0, whole genome shotgun sequence, the following proteins share a genomic window:
- the LOC108991427 gene encoding uncharacterized protein LOC108991427, translating into MRQRRWLKLISDYQCAIKYHPVKVNQVVDALSQKSHLVDEAEMSRLFREKLLDIRKRVRKARGPLHFSLDKDGILLFQNRRVIPAYLEFMEWIMVEADATPYSVHPRSTKMYRDLKRSFWREGMRKDIAMFVDNKSKLSTRGLL; encoded by the exons ATGAGGCAGAGAAGGTGGTTAAAGTTGATCAGTGATTATCAGTGCGCGATTAAGTATCATCCAGTGAAGGTGAATCAAGTTGTAGATGCGCTGAGTCAGAAGTCTCATTTGGTGGATGAGGCTGAGATGTCAAG ACTCTTTAGAGAAAAGTTGTTGGATATCCGAAAAAGAGTCAGAAAGGCAAGAGGACCCTTGCACTTCAGCTTGGACAAGGATGGTATTCTTCTGTTCCAAAATCGTAGGGTGATTCCTGCTTATTTAGAGTTTATGGAGTGGATTATGGTCGAGGCAGATGCGACCCCTTATTCAGTTCACCCCAGAAGCACGAAGATGTATCGAGACTTAAAGAGAAGCTTCTGGAGGGAAGGGATGAGGAAGGACATTGCTATGTTTGTTGACAACAAGTCAAAGTTGAGCACTAGAGGCCTGCTGTAA